Proteins from one Telopea speciosissima isolate NSW1024214 ecotype Mountain lineage chromosome 1, Tspe_v1, whole genome shotgun sequence genomic window:
- the LOC122659148 gene encoding low temperature-induced protein lt101.2-like: MGSATLIEVILAIILPPIGVFLRFGCQVEFWICLVLTLLGYIPGIIYALYVLVG; the protein is encoded by the exons ATGGGTTCGGCCACGTTGATAGAGGTGATACTGGCCATTATCCTGCCACCCATTGGGGTTTTCCTTCGTTTTGGCTGT CAGGTAGAGTTCTGGATTTGTTTGGTGCTGACACTATTGGGGTACATCCCTGGAATTATATATGCCCTCTACGTCCTTGTTGGATAA
- the LOC122648863 gene encoding low temperature-induced protein lt101.2-like: MSSHTLIEVILAILLPPLGVFLRFGCQVEFWICLLLTILGYIPGIIYALYVLVG, translated from the exons ATGAGTTCACACACGTTGATAGAGGTGATATTGGCCATTCTCCTGCCACCCCTTGGAGTTTTCCTTCGTTTTGGCTGTCAG GTTGAGTTCTGGATCTGTTTGTTGCTTACAATATTGGGGTACATCCCTGGAATTATATATGCCCTCTACGTCCTCGTTGGataa
- the LOC122648862 gene encoding low temperature-induced protein lt101.2 codes for MGSETFIEVILAIFIPPVGVFLRYGCAAEFWICLLLTILGYIPGIIYALYVLVG; via the exons ATGGGTTCGGAGACATTCATAGAGGTGATACTGGCCATTTTCATTCCACCTGTTGGGGTTTTCCTTCGTTATGGCTGTGCG GCTGAGTTCTGGATCTGTTTGTTGCTGACAATATTGGGTTACATCCCTGGAATCATATATGCTCTCTACGTCCTCGTTGGATGA